In bacterium, a single window of DNA contains:
- a CDS encoding biotin--[acetyl-CoA-carboxylase] ligase: MEEPKEARPHLFKKIYSYETLASTNETAKELLQNNEMPDYFIIVANEQTKGKGRWGRYWWSPKGGLWCSIVTPKNLPDGSQISIPSLRTAFSIVETIKKFSPLTTGIRWPNDILIRGKKIGGILTESEGEKLVIGVGVNLNQVNFPKELPDATSLRIELGSQIDNEEFLNEFIINFENNIEREDILNLIKSRLLLLGERVIIKVKGDEILGEFCDIECDGSLLLREATGIISKLTPSEVEFIR; encoded by the coding sequence ATGGAAGAACCAAAAGAAGCGAGACCTCATCTTTTTAAAAAAATTTATTCCTATGAAACATTGGCTTCTACAAATGAGACTGCAAAGGAGCTGCTCCAAAATAATGAGATGCCTGATTACTTTATTATAGTAGCCAATGAACAAACCAAAGGGAAAGGGAGATGGGGTAGGTATTGGTGGTCTCCAAAAGGTGGACTATGGTGTAGCATTGTAACACCAAAAAACTTGCCCGACGGCAGTCAGATATCTATTCCATCACTGAGGACTGCATTTAGTATTGTTGAGACGATTAAGAAATTTAGCCCATTAACCACAGGAATAAGGTGGCCAAATGATATTTTAATTAGGGGTAAAAAAATAGGTGGTATACTGACAGAGAGTGAAGGTGAAAAATTAGTTATTGGAGTAGGAGTTAATTTAAATCAAGTAAACTTCCCAAAAGAGTTACCGGATGCCACTTCTTTAAGGATAGAACTTGGCTCCCAAATTGATAATGAAGAGTTTTTGAACGAGTTTATCATTAATTTTGAAAATAACATTGAACGAGAAGACATATTAAATCTTATAAAAAGCCGCCTTTTGTTGTTAGGTGAAAGGGTAATAATTAAAGTAAAGGGTGATGAAATATTAGGTGAATTTTGTGATATTGAATGTGATGGTAGCCTACTACTTAGGGAAGCCACTGGTATAATAAGTAAGTTGACACCATCAGAAGTTGAGTTCATAAGGTGA